One window of the Rufibacter radiotolerans genome contains the following:
- a CDS encoding amidohydrolase: MIKRVAPLGVSALLCLSLFSACQQGQKADLLVYNATVYTVNEGFDKAQAFAVKEGKILEVGSSEALRKKYQAAEEVDAHGKPVYPGLIDAHAHFYGYAGNQREADLTGTTSFAEVVQRLQAHQKNNPQAAWLTGRGWDQNDWQVKQFPTKDTLDQLFPNLPVIIERVDGHASLANQKALDLGGVTPQTTITGGKVEVKNGKLTGILVDKAADQVVAKIPAPSAAELTRALKKAEQNIFEVGLTTVVDAGLSKYAVNLIDSLQKKGELNLRVYAMLTPSQENKDHYFKTGPYTTNKLNVRSFKVYGDGALGSRGACLIHPYSDRPTESGFLLETVQEYKDLAAQMYEHNFQMNTHAIGDSANRLILQIYGDNLKGKNDRRWRVEHAQVVNPTDVPLFGKFSILPSVQPTHATSDMYWAGERLGMDRVKHAYAFKALLQQNNMIPLGSDFPVEHINPLYGFHSAVARQDAKNYPIGGFQMENALSREEALKGTTIWAAYANFEEKVKGSIEPGKMADFVILDQDIMTIKPEAIRNVKVLSTYLGGKKMYSRN, translated from the coding sequence ATGATTAAAAGAGTGGCTCCCCTGGGCGTCTCCGCCCTTCTGTGCCTTTCCCTGTTCAGCGCCTGCCAGCAAGGCCAAAAGGCCGATTTGTTGGTGTACAACGCCACGGTCTACACGGTAAACGAAGGGTTTGATAAAGCCCAGGCGTTTGCCGTGAAAGAAGGCAAGATTCTGGAAGTAGGCTCCTCAGAGGCCCTACGCAAGAAATACCAGGCCGCTGAAGAGGTTGACGCCCATGGCAAGCCGGTGTACCCCGGCCTGATTGACGCGCATGCCCACTTCTATGGGTATGCAGGCAACCAACGGGAGGCAGACCTAACCGGCACCACTTCCTTTGCCGAGGTAGTGCAGCGGTTACAGGCGCATCAGAAAAACAACCCGCAGGCTGCCTGGCTCACCGGCCGCGGCTGGGACCAGAACGATTGGCAGGTAAAGCAATTCCCCACCAAGGACACGCTAGACCAATTGTTCCCAAACCTTCCGGTTATTATTGAGCGGGTAGACGGCCACGCCTCCCTGGCGAACCAAAAAGCCCTGGATCTGGGAGGGGTAACCCCACAAACCACCATTACCGGGGGCAAAGTGGAAGTTAAAAACGGGAAACTGACGGGTATTCTGGTAGACAAAGCTGCCGACCAGGTAGTAGCTAAAATCCCGGCGCCTTCCGCCGCCGAGCTAACCCGGGCCTTGAAAAAAGCTGAGCAGAACATATTTGAGGTAGGCCTTACCACGGTAGTGGACGCGGGCCTATCCAAATACGCCGTTAACCTGATAGATTCCCTGCAAAAGAAAGGCGAGCTGAACCTGCGGGTTTACGCCATGCTTACTCCCAGCCAGGAAAACAAGGACCATTACTTTAAGACAGGCCCGTACACCACAAATAAGCTGAACGTGCGCTCCTTTAAAGTATACGGTGACGGCGCCCTTGGCTCAAGAGGAGCCTGCCTGATTCACCCCTATTCTGACCGACCCACTGAAAGCGGTTTTCTGTTAGAGACGGTGCAGGAATACAAGGACCTGGCAGCCCAGATGTACGAGCACAACTTCCAGATGAACACCCATGCTATTGGAGACTCTGCCAACCGGTTGATCCTGCAGATTTACGGAGACAACCTGAAGGGCAAGAACGACCGCCGCTGGCGCGTGGAGCATGCCCAGGTGGTAAACCCAACGGATGTGCCACTGTTCGGAAAATTCAGTATCCTGCCCTCGGTGCAGCCTACCCACGCCACCTCAGATATGTACTGGGCCGGTGAACGCCTGGGCATGGACCGGGTAAAACATGCCTATGCTTTCAAGGCCTTGTTGCAGCAAAACAACATGATTCCGTTAGGGTCAGATTTCCCGGTGGAGCACATCAACCCGTTGTATGGGTTTCACTCAGCGGTTGCCAGACAAGATGCTAAGAACTACCCGATTGGGGGCTTCCAGATGGAGAATGCCTTGAGCCGCGAAGAAGCCTTAAAAGGAACCACTATTTGGGCCGCCTACGCCAACTTTGAGGAGAAGGTTAAAGGCAGTATTGAGCCCGGCAAAATGGCCGACTTCGTTATTCTGGACCAGGATATCATGACCATTAAGCCGGAAGCCATTAGAAATGTGAAAGTGCTTTCCACTTATTTAGGCGGGAAAAAGATGTACAGCCGCAATTAG
- a CDS encoding AMP nucleosidase, giving the protein MKTKKEIVENWLPRYTGRPLNEFGEYILLTNFINYVVMFADQFGVEIKGTDKPMQTATAENITIINFGMGSAMAATVMDLLSAVKPKAALFLGKCGGLKKSKLGDLILPIAAIRGEGTSDDYLPPEIPALPSFRLQRAVSSMIKKHELDYWTGTVYTTNRRVWEHDEEFKEYLLSIRALGVDMETATIFVVGFINEIPHGALLLVSDNPMTPDGVKTAESDLRITADYVTKHLQIGIDSLLELRDSGESVKHLRYD; this is encoded by the coding sequence ATGAAAACAAAAAAAGAGATTGTAGAGAACTGGCTCCCCCGGTACACGGGCAGGCCATTAAATGAGTTCGGCGAATATATCCTGCTCACCAACTTCATCAATTACGTGGTCATGTTTGCTGACCAGTTTGGCGTGGAGATAAAGGGAACCGATAAGCCCATGCAAACCGCTACCGCGGAGAATATCACCATCATCAACTTCGGGATGGGAAGCGCCATGGCGGCTACCGTGATGGACCTGCTGTCAGCGGTAAAGCCTAAGGCTGCGCTGTTCCTGGGTAAATGCGGCGGACTGAAGAAATCCAAGTTGGGTGACCTGATCCTGCCCATCGCGGCAATCAGGGGTGAAGGTACCTCAGATGATTACCTGCCACCAGAAATCCCGGCCCTTCCCTCCTTCCGCCTGCAGCGCGCCGTTTCCTCCATGATCAAGAAGCACGAGCTGGATTACTGGACCGGGACCGTGTATACCACCAACCGCCGGGTGTGGGAGCATGACGAAGAGTTTAAGGAATACCTGCTGTCCATCAGGGCGCTGGGGGTAGACATGGAAACCGCCACCATCTTTGTGGTTGGGTTCATAAACGAGATTCCGCACGGCGCCCTGTTGTTGGTGTCTGATAACCCCATGACCCCAGACGGCGTGAAAACCGCCGAAAGCGACTTGCGCATCACCGCAGACTATGTTACCAAACACTTGCAGATAGGCATTGACTCTTTGCTGGAACTGCGTGACTCTGGTGAATCTGTGAAACACCTACGCTATGATTAA
- a CDS encoding type I restriction enzyme HsdR N-terminal domain-containing protein — translation MEPLSLPAYSYKLKDSGGNTYILDLVRRKYVLLTPEEWVRQHIIHLLYAHLYYPLSLMSVERGTKFNKLQKRTDLRVYSSEGAPLLLVECKAAHVPISQATVQQVAVYNQSIAAPYLMVSNGRDHFCWHVAPGTTQVTPLSFLPSFPEISPKTDF, via the coding sequence ATGGAACCGCTTTCTTTGCCTGCTTATTCTTACAAACTTAAGGATTCTGGAGGGAATACTTATATTCTGGACCTGGTACGGCGCAAATATGTGCTCCTGACCCCAGAGGAATGGGTACGACAGCACATCATCCATTTGTTATACGCCCATCTATACTACCCTTTATCTCTCATGAGCGTGGAGCGGGGCACCAAATTCAACAAGCTGCAGAAGCGCACCGATTTACGGGTTTATTCGTCTGAGGGAGCCCCCTTACTGCTAGTGGAGTGCAAGGCCGCGCATGTGCCCATTTCCCAGGCCACAGTACAACAGGTAGCCGTTTACAACCAATCCATTGCGGCGCCCTACCTCATGGTGAGCAACGGCCGCGACCATTTCTGCTGGCATGTGGCGCCTGGCACCACCCAGGTCACGCCGCTGTCGTTTTTGCCCTCTTTTCCGGAAATCAGCCCTAAAACGGATTTTTAG
- the ald gene encoding alanine dehydrogenase, with protein sequence MIIGLPKEIKNNENRVALTPGGVAEFVKNGHTVYVQATAGDGSGFPDAEYVSAGASILPTIEEVYAIAEMIVKVKEPIEQEYSLIKEGQLLFTYFHFASYEPLTHAMIERKATCLAYETVELKDRSLPLLIPMSEVAGRMAPQEGAKYLEKPLKGRGILLGGVPGVKPANVLVLGGGIVGTQAAKISAGLGANVTIMDISLKRLRELDDIMPANVNTQVSNHYNIKEAIKTSDLIIGAVLIPGAKAPNLITRDMLKDMRPGTVLVDVAVDQGGCIETCKPTTHENPTFIIDDVVHYCVANMPGAVPYTSTLALTNATLPYALLLANKGWKQACLERDELRLGLNVVNGKVVYPGVAEAFNLPLTDVAEVLA encoded by the coding sequence AGGTGGCGTAGCGGAATTTGTAAAAAACGGTCATACCGTCTATGTGCAGGCAACTGCCGGTGATGGAAGCGGTTTCCCGGATGCGGAATATGTGAGCGCTGGCGCTTCCATCCTACCCACCATTGAGGAAGTGTACGCCATTGCCGAAATGATTGTAAAAGTGAAGGAGCCCATTGAGCAGGAATACTCGCTCATCAAAGAAGGCCAGTTATTGTTTACGTATTTCCACTTTGCCTCTTATGAGCCGCTTACGCACGCCATGATTGAGCGCAAAGCCACCTGCCTTGCCTACGAGACTGTTGAATTGAAAGACCGTTCCCTGCCGTTGCTTATTCCTATGAGCGAAGTGGCCGGTAGAATGGCTCCCCAAGAAGGTGCCAAATATTTAGAGAAGCCTTTGAAAGGCCGTGGTATTCTGTTAGGCGGCGTACCCGGTGTGAAGCCAGCCAACGTGTTGGTTCTGGGAGGCGGTATCGTAGGAACCCAGGCCGCTAAGATTTCTGCGGGCTTAGGCGCCAACGTCACCATTATGGACATCAGCTTGAAGCGTCTGCGCGAGTTGGATGACATCATGCCGGCCAACGTAAACACCCAAGTTTCCAACCATTACAACATCAAGGAAGCTATCAAAACCTCTGATCTGATCATTGGGGCCGTCCTGATCCCGGGCGCGAAAGCTCCTAACCTGATCACCCGTGACATGCTGAAAGACATGCGCCCAGGTACGGTTTTAGTGGACGTGGCCGTTGACCAGGGAGGTTGCATTGAAACCTGCAAGCCTACCACCCATGAGAACCCAACCTTCATCATTGATGACGTAGTTCACTACTGCGTGGCCAACATGCCGGGCGCGGTTCCTTATACCTCTACACTTGCCTTGACTAACGCCACCCTTCCGTATGCCCTGCTTTTGGCCAACAAAGGCTGGAAACAAGCATGCCTGGAGCGTGACGAGCTGAGACTTGGACTGAACGTGGTAAACGGTAAGGTAGTGTATCCTGGCGTTGCCGAAGCCTTCAACCTGCCTTTGACAGACGTAGCCGAAGTTCTGGCGTAA